CCGGGGCAGTGCCTGTTCCAGCGCGGCGATGCGCCCTGTGGCCTGTATGCGGTGCTCGAGGGGGCGATGCGGGTCGGCGCGGTCAGCAGCGAGGGCAAGGAGGCGTTGTTGACGTTGGTTGAATCGCCCCACTGGTTCGGCGAGATCAGCCTCTTCGACGGCCAGCCGCGTACCCATGACGCCTATGCCGAAGGACCGACGCGCCTGCTGTGGATCCCCCAGGCGCCGCTACTCGAGTGGCTGGCGCGCGAGCCTGTGCATTGGCGTGAGCTGGCCTTGCTGATGAGCCACAAGTTGCGCTGGGTGTTCGTTGCCCTGGAGCAGCAGAGCCTGCTGTCCGCCGCGCCGCGGGTGGCACAGCGCCTGCTGCAGATGGCCGAAGGCTACGGCGAGCGCGATGTCGCCCAGTGGCGGCTGCAGGTGTCCCAGGAACAGCTGGCGCTGATGCTGTCGCTGTCGCGCCAGACCATCAACCAGATCCTCAAGAGCTTCGAGCAGTCCGGCGTGGTACGCCTGGGCTATGGCGAGGTGGAGATTGTCGATGCCCGGCGTCTGCGGGCGATGGGGCAGCATCCAGGCTGACCAGGGTGTCGATCATCGCCCGTGCCGCCGGTGACAGGCGATAGCCGCTGCGGCTGATCACCCCGCAGCGGACGCTGAGCACCTCCAGGCCTGGCGGCAGGTTGCGCCAGTGCAGGCGCACCAGATCGCCGGCGGCCAGGTCCTCGGCCACCGCCTCCTCACTGGCCGTGCCGATGGCGTCGCTGGCCAGCACCACACTGCGCAGCACCGCCAGGTGCTCGGTCTGCAGGTGCGGGGTGAAGTCGCTGCGTCCGCTGAGGTTGGCCAGGCGCTTGCGCACGCCCGGCGCCAGCAATGCACTGGCCAGGGGATAGGCGAACAAGTCGTTGGTCGACAAGCTTTCCTTGGCCAGCAATGGGTGCCCGGGGCGGCAGAAGAACAGGCCGGGGCGCGGGGTCAGCGGTTCGGTGTGGAAGTTCGGGTCGGCCTCGAAGGTGCGCACGTCATCGACGAAGAACTCGATCTGCTCGCGCCGCAGCGCCTGGCCCAGGCGTTCGGCGTTGTCCACCAGCAGCGCGGTGCGGATGCCCGGATGGCGCTCGATGAACTGTTGCAGGGCCTGGGGCACCAGGCGCACGGCCAGTGCCGGGCCGCTGCCGAAATGCAGTTCGCCGGCATCGAGCTTGGTCATCTGCAGCACTTCGTTGTTCAACTGCGCCGCGCCTTGCACCAGGCGACGGGCGTGTTGCAGTACCACCTGCCCCTCGGGAGTTGGGCGCAGTGACTTGTTGGCGCGATCGACCAGGGCGCAGCCGAAGGCCTGTTCGAGGTTCTGGATGGCGCGGCTGAAGGCGGGTTGGGTGATGCCCATGGCTTCGGCAGCGCGGACGAAACTGCGGTATTCGGTAAGGGCGATGAAGTAGCGCAGTTGGCGCAGGTCCATGCTCGGGCTCTGGGGCGGGGATCGGAGCTTGGTTTTAGCGAGTTCTCGCATATAGCGTCAAAGAATTTAATTTGATTTGAATATGTCTTTTGATTATTTGAGGAAAACCCACTCCCACGCCGCTCCTCTCTTGTGCGGACGATGTGGGAGCGGGCTTGTCCCGCGATGGCATCAAAGAAGATTGAGTGGGTAACTGACGATCAGTCGGTTCTCGTCGAACGCATTGCTGCTGAAGTCCCTGCGCATGGTCGAGTTGCGCCATTTCACCGAAAGGTCCTTGAACGTCCCGGCCTGTACCACATAGGCCAGCTCGGTCTCCCTGGCCCACTCCTTGCCATCGTCCACCCCACCGGCGTGCACGTTGTCACCCTTGATGTAGCGGTTCATCAGGGTCAGCCCAGGGATGCCCACGGTGACGAAGTTGAAGTCATGGCGCACTTGCCAGGAGCGCTCCTTGGCATTATCGAAGCTGGCGTTGTAGCTGTCGTTGGCCAGGGTGCCGCCGCTGGTGCCGTTGACCCGCATCCAGGCGTCATCGCCGCTGACCTTCTGCAGGCCGATATAGAAGGTGTGGCC
This window of the Pseudomonas mosselii genome carries:
- a CDS encoding Crp/Fnr family transcriptional regulator, producing MHDPRTQLLHGQWFRQLPATVQDSLLAQGRARELAPGQCLFQRGDAPCGLYAVLEGAMRVGAVSSEGKEALLTLVESPHWFGEISLFDGQPRTHDAYAEGPTRLLWIPQAPLLEWLAREPVHWRELALLMSHKLRWVFVALEQQSLLSAAPRVAQRLLQMAEGYGERDVAQWRLQVSQEQLALMLSLSRQTINQILKSFEQSGVVRLGYGEVEIVDARRLRAMGQHPG
- a CDS encoding LysR family transcriptional regulator: MDLRQLRYFIALTEYRSFVRAAEAMGITQPAFSRAIQNLEQAFGCALVDRANKSLRPTPEGQVVLQHARRLVQGAAQLNNEVLQMTKLDAGELHFGSGPALAVRLVPQALQQFIERHPGIRTALLVDNAERLGQALRREQIEFFVDDVRTFEADPNFHTEPLTPRPGLFFCRPGHPLLAKESLSTNDLFAYPLASALLAPGVRKRLANLSGRSDFTPHLQTEHLAVLRSVVLASDAIGTASEEAVAEDLAAGDLVRLHWRNLPPGLEVLSVRCGVISRSGYRLSPAARAMIDTLVSLDAAPSPADAGHRQSPPRHSPGVPRRTARSS